The following are encoded together in the Longimicrobium sp. genome:
- a CDS encoding RNA methyltransferase — protein MLSRREERLLRSLRQRKHREAEGLFVAEGVRAVEDLLLHSPLHVRFAAASSSLGDTPRGQSLSEAILKRGIDLREVGDAALRELAGTETPQGILAVAEIPPGGLGRIRVSGHTVVLVLDAVQDPGNFGTLARTAEALGAAGVVALTGTVDPWNPKCVRAAMGSTFRLPVAEAGWEEAGEWLAEHGFQTLASAAGGAPVPHPPPTRAALVVGNEGAGISDETRARADLVVGIPLRGRAESLNVAAAGAILLYELLR, from the coding sequence GTGCTGAGCCGGCGCGAAGAGCGGCTCCTGCGCTCGCTGCGCCAGCGAAAGCACCGCGAAGCCGAGGGGCTTTTCGTGGCCGAGGGGGTGCGCGCGGTGGAAGACCTGCTGCTGCACTCTCCACTGCACGTGAGGTTCGCCGCCGCGTCGTCCTCGCTGGGCGACACCCCGCGGGGACAGTCGCTGTCGGAGGCCATCCTCAAGCGGGGCATCGACTTGCGTGAGGTGGGAGACGCCGCGCTGCGCGAGCTCGCCGGCACAGAGACCCCCCAGGGCATCCTGGCCGTCGCCGAGATTCCCCCCGGCGGCCTCGGCCGCATCCGCGTTTCCGGGCACACGGTGGTGCTGGTGCTGGATGCCGTGCAGGACCCCGGCAACTTCGGCACGCTGGCCCGCACGGCCGAGGCGCTGGGCGCGGCCGGGGTGGTGGCGCTCACGGGGACGGTAGACCCGTGGAACCCCAAGTGCGTGCGCGCCGCCATGGGCAGCACCTTTCGCCTGCCGGTGGCCGAGGCGGGGTGGGAAGAGGCGGGCGAGTGGCTGGCGGAGCACGGCTTCCAGACGCTGGCGTCGGCCGCGGGGGGCGCGCCGGTTCCGCATCCACCCCCGACCCGCGCGGCGCTGGTGGTGGGCAACGAGGGCGCGGGCATCTCCGACGAGACCCGCGCCCGCGCCGACCTCGTGGTCGGCATTCCCCTTCGCGGCCGCGCCGAGTCGCTGAACGTGGCGGCCGCGGGGGCCATCCTGCTGTACGAGCTTCTCCGGTGA
- a CDS encoding type II toxin-antitoxin system prevent-host-death family antitoxin: protein MKVYTYSEARQNLASVLEEARRDGAVRISRRDGQQFLLTPEVRAGSPLDVPGIELNLTVDEIVDFVREGRRGFGEA from the coding sequence ATGAAGGTGTACACGTATTCGGAAGCCCGGCAGAACTTGGCCTCCGTGCTCGAAGAAGCGCGACGGGATGGCGCAGTGCGGATCAGCCGGCGTGACGGGCAACAATTCTTGTTGACGCCTGAGGTACGTGCCGGATCGCCGCTCGACGTACCCGGCATCGAGCTCAACCTGACGGTTGATGAGATCGTCGATTTCGTACGCGAGGGCCGGCGCGGCTTCGGTGAGGCCTGA
- a CDS encoding type II toxin-antitoxin system VapC family toxin: MQLVIDTSAIIAVITNEAQKEALVQATAGAELVAPASVPWEIGNAFSAMLKRKRIDLAQATLAMAAFRQIPIRFMNIDLDAALAVAARYDVYAYDAYMIACAREQGCPLLTLDRGLVHAAKQANVTVAEVPQ, translated from the coding sequence ATGCAACTCGTCATCGACACGTCGGCGATCATCGCTGTCATCACGAATGAGGCTCAGAAAGAAGCTCTCGTACAAGCGACAGCCGGCGCTGAGCTGGTCGCTCCGGCTTCGGTTCCTTGGGAGATCGGGAATGCGTTCTCCGCGATGCTGAAGCGAAAGCGGATCGACTTGGCCCAGGCAACGCTTGCGATGGCTGCATTCCGCCAGATTCCGATCCGATTCATGAACATCGACTTGGACGCGGCCCTCGCCGTGGCCGCGCGATACGATGTGTACGCGTATGATGCATACATGATCGCCTGCGCTCGTGAACAGGGCTGCCCCCTCCTTACTCTCGACCGAGGTCTCGTACATGCAGCCAAGCAAGCGAACGTCACCGTAGCGGAGGTACCCCAATGA
- a CDS encoding prepilin peptidase, with protein MTVLNLQIFLAAYAALVGACVGSFLNVCVYRWPADESVVRPPSRCGSCGTPIRWRDNIPVLGWVLLRGRCRACGAKVSIQYPLVELLTAALWVMAVLRFGLSWQALGTALFFTILLGIALADARTYTIPDQFTLGGTVIGLALSFAPGGITWERSFLGAAAGFGLLWLIAVVGEKVFRKPAMGGGDIKMMMMVGAFLGPWGVLLTLFMGALFGTLIFAPISMRTGKLVPFGIFLAIGAAITEPWGQALIDWYVRNFLTV; from the coding sequence GTGACCGTGCTGAACCTGCAGATCTTTCTCGCGGCCTACGCGGCCCTCGTGGGCGCCTGCGTGGGCTCGTTCCTGAACGTGTGCGTGTACCGCTGGCCCGCGGACGAGTCGGTGGTGCGCCCGCCCTCGCGCTGCGGCTCGTGCGGCACGCCCATCCGCTGGCGCGACAACATCCCCGTGCTGGGCTGGGTGCTGCTTCGCGGCCGCTGCCGGGCGTGCGGCGCAAAGGTGAGCATCCAGTATCCCCTGGTGGAGCTGCTGACGGCCGCGCTGTGGGTGATGGCGGTGCTGCGCTTCGGGCTGTCGTGGCAGGCGCTGGGGACGGCGCTGTTCTTCACCATCCTGCTGGGCATCGCCCTGGCCGACGCGCGCACCTACACCATCCCCGACCAGTTCACCCTGGGTGGAACGGTGATCGGGCTGGCGCTTTCGTTCGCGCCGGGCGGCATCACCTGGGAGCGGTCTTTCCTGGGCGCGGCGGCGGGCTTCGGGCTGCTCTGGCTGATCGCGGTGGTGGGGGAGAAGGTGTTCCGGAAGCCGGCGATGGGGGGCGGCGACATCAAGATGATGATGATGGTAGGCGCCTTCCTGGGCCCCTGGGGCGTGCTGCTGACCCTGTTCATGGGCGCGCTCTTCGGCACGCTGATCTTTGCGCCCATCAGCATGCGCACGGGAAAGCTGGTGCCGTTTGGCATCTTCCTGGCAATCGGCGCGGCGATCACCGAGCCGTGGGGCCAGGCGCTGATCGACTGGTACGTGCGCAACTTCCTGACGGTCTGA
- a CDS encoding L,D-transpeptidase, with protein sequence MKHSIPTLLGALALIVAGAVGPAAAQQREAPARAASVREASARASGRRIVVSVADRRLWWMNGRDTLFAAPIAVGTGETLRHRGRAWRFETPRGVRRVIRKEANPVWTPPDWHYVELARDSGWSMVRLDPGPGVMLADSTRLVVRGDRVGRLLRDGTFDPVPADEEVIFGLTLYMPPIGTANRRIAEELGPYKLELGDGYMLHGTPHQESIGQAATHGCIRLSDEAITFLYRDVPVGTPVYIY encoded by the coding sequence ATGAAGCACAGCATCCCCACCCTCCTCGGCGCGTTGGCGCTGATCGTGGCGGGAGCCGTCGGCCCAGCGGCGGCGCAGCAGCGGGAGGCACCCGCGCGGGCGGCGAGCGTGCGCGAAGCCTCGGCGCGCGCGTCGGGACGCAGGATTGTCGTGTCCGTCGCCGACCGGCGGCTTTGGTGGATGAACGGGCGCGACACGCTCTTCGCGGCGCCCATCGCGGTGGGGACGGGCGAGACGCTGCGGCACCGCGGGCGCGCGTGGCGGTTCGAGACGCCCCGTGGCGTGCGACGGGTGATCCGGAAGGAGGCGAACCCCGTGTGGACGCCGCCCGACTGGCACTACGTGGAGTTGGCGCGAGACAGCGGATGGTCGATGGTGCGGCTGGACCCAGGCCCCGGCGTGATGCTGGCCGACAGCACCCGGCTGGTGGTGCGGGGAGACCGCGTGGGCCGGCTGCTGCGAGACGGGACCTTCGACCCCGTGCCGGCCGACGAAGAAGTGATCTTCGGATTGACGCTGTACATGCCGCCCATCGGCACGGCGAACCGGCGGATTGCGGAGGAGCTGGGGCCGTACAAGCTGGAGCTGGGCGACGGGTACATGCTGCACGGCACGCCGCACCAGGAGTCCATCGGCCAGGCGGCCACGCACGGCTGCATCCGCCTGTCGGACGAGGCGATCACCTTCCTGTATCGTGACGTCCCGGTCGGCACGCCGGTGTACATCTACTGA
- a CDS encoding BamA/TamA family outer membrane protein: MLLATVLAALLQGTSGAAPAPAPRDTTAAYADPGTRTLVTAARERRARVERTIDAYSVTARERMHASVEALSRNRTLFGKETAVRIDWRRDGQSSVRVLGAREASPATSSGISLPGDLLSEAADPAFDPDRLQLSLFSFGGSAQRTEEKKDTTESNEREVSINVDMTPIDPLSQGSEGHYRFRSGDTTTVRMQDGGQLRMIQLEVIPRRREFRLLRGTLWIDAATGGVVRSVMTTARPFDLREDAEDISAAITAAGPVRFAIRYVTVEYALWQNRFWLPRLTAVDAQMSMGMLAGVPVRFERSYADYEVTASPVPQSVAHVAATRSDTAAVRACTDDAEATPGLSCHCTNGGCRVWRVEVPTDTAALLASADLPEPLAQGAGKLITGEEVESLARVLTPRLGDLAPEMDVSLLSLRNMRFNRVEGLSLGAAAEVTYGPLRADGTVRLGLADLEPNVELGVARQTMFWRTRLAGYRRLTPFDRESPALGFGASVAALLLGRDEADYFRATGAEITGEPLRAAGWTYTWRLFGEHQHGVSKNTDLSLARVWEGSDVFRSNRPANRADQAGAGLTLRREFGTDRSPVQLLTGVGAEGQTGTFDYGRGSVFARMTAPFTSRLAFALEGAAGTTTGDVPTQGEWYVGGTQSVRGYEGALQGGTAFWRARAELATPTPAARLVVFGDAGWAGSRSAWSRDPRLLSAGVGASFLDGLIRMDLSHALRTPRGWRLDLYLDAAL; the protein is encoded by the coding sequence ATGCTGCTCGCCACCGTCCTGGCCGCGCTGCTCCAGGGCACCTCCGGCGCCGCGCCCGCGCCGGCACCGCGCGACACCACGGCCGCGTACGCCGACCCCGGCACCCGCACGCTCGTCACCGCCGCCCGCGAGCGCCGCGCCCGCGTGGAACGCACCATCGACGCGTACAGCGTTACGGCCCGCGAGCGCATGCACGCCTCGGTCGAGGCGCTCAGCCGCAACCGCACGTTGTTCGGCAAGGAAACGGCCGTGCGCATCGATTGGCGCCGCGACGGGCAGAGCAGCGTCCGTGTCCTGGGCGCGCGCGAGGCCTCTCCCGCCACCAGCAGCGGCATCAGCCTTCCCGGCGACCTGCTGAGCGAGGCGGCCGACCCGGCGTTCGACCCGGACCGCCTGCAGCTCAGCCTGTTCAGCTTTGGCGGCAGTGCACAGCGCACGGAAGAAAAGAAGGACACCACGGAGTCGAACGAGAGAGAGGTGTCGATCAACGTCGACATGACGCCCATCGACCCGCTGTCGCAGGGCAGCGAGGGTCACTACCGCTTCCGCTCGGGCGACACCACCACCGTGCGCATGCAGGACGGCGGGCAGCTGCGGATGATCCAGCTGGAGGTGATCCCCCGCCGCCGCGAGTTCCGGCTGCTGCGGGGCACGCTGTGGATCGACGCGGCCACCGGCGGCGTGGTGCGCAGCGTGATGACCACGGCGCGCCCGTTCGACCTGCGGGAAGACGCCGAGGACATCTCCGCCGCCATCACCGCCGCCGGGCCCGTGCGCTTCGCCATCCGCTACGTGACGGTGGAGTACGCGCTGTGGCAGAACCGGTTCTGGCTTCCGCGGCTGACGGCGGTGGACGCGCAGATGAGCATGGGAATGCTGGCGGGGGTGCCGGTGCGCTTCGAGCGCAGCTATGCCGACTACGAAGTCACCGCCTCGCCCGTGCCGCAGAGCGTGGCCCATGTCGCCGCGACGCGGAGCGACACCGCCGCGGTGCGCGCGTGCACCGACGACGCCGAGGCCACTCCCGGGCTGTCGTGCCACTGCACCAACGGCGGGTGCCGCGTGTGGCGGGTGGAGGTGCCGACGGACACGGCGGCGCTGCTGGCCAGCGCCGACCTGCCGGAGCCGCTGGCGCAGGGCGCGGGAAAGCTGATCACCGGCGAAGAGGTGGAGTCGCTGGCCCGCGTGCTCACCCCGCGGCTGGGCGACCTGGCCCCGGAGATGGACGTCAGCCTGTTGAGCCTGCGGAACATGCGCTTCAACCGGGTGGAGGGGCTGTCGCTGGGCGCCGCCGCCGAAGTGACGTACGGGCCGCTGCGGGCCGACGGCACGGTGCGCCTGGGGCTGGCCGACCTGGAGCCCAACGTGGAGCTGGGCGTCGCGCGGCAGACGATGTTCTGGCGCACGCGGCTGGCCGGCTACCGGCGCCTGACCCCGTTCGACCGCGAGTCGCCCGCGCTGGGTTTCGGCGCCTCGGTGGCGGCGCTGCTGCTGGGGCGCGACGAGGCCGACTACTTCCGCGCCACGGGCGCCGAGATCACGGGCGAGCCGCTGCGGGCCGCCGGGTGGACGTACACGTGGCGGCTGTTCGGCGAGCACCAGCACGGGGTGAGCAAGAACACCGACCTGTCGCTGGCGCGCGTGTGGGAGGGCAGCGACGTCTTCCGCTCCAACCGCCCGGCGAACCGCGCCGACCAGGCTGGCGCCGGGTTGACGCTGCGCCGCGAGTTCGGCACCGACCGCTCGCCCGTGCAACTGCTCACCGGCGTGGGTGCCGAGGGGCAGACGGGCACCTTCGACTACGGCCGCGGCTCGGTGTTCGCCCGGATGACGGCGCCGTTCACCAGTCGGCTGGCGTTTGCGCTGGAAGGTGCCGCGGGCACCACCACGGGCGACGTGCCCACTCAGGGCGAGTGGTACGTGGGGGGGACGCAGAGCGTGCGCGGCTACGAGGGTGCGCTGCAGGGGGGCACGGCCTTCTGGCGCGCCCGCGCCGAGCTGGCGACGCCCACGCCCGCGGCGCGGCTGGTGGTCTTCGGTGACGCGGGGTGGGCGGGCTCGCGCAGCGCGTGGTCCCGCGACCCGCGGCTGCTCTCGGCCGGGGTGGGCGCCAGCTTCCTGGACGGGCTGATCCGCATGGACCTGTCGCACGCCCTGCGCACCCCCCGCGGCTGGCGCCTGGACCTGTACCTGGATGCCGCCCTGTAG
- a CDS encoding M48 family metallopeptidase, giving the protein MAGAGTAAGCAPQVTTQQELAMGADYSRQINQQLPLVNDAATNQFVNQLGRQIAAGADQRGIRYNFYVVNSDVVNAFAIPGGHIYINRGLIERTDNLAELAGVLAHEIGHVAERHGIEQMQKAQNANTALSVVYGVLLGRNPSGVEQAVVQVGGGAVFASYGRQAEREADAVAVGYLVRSGINPAGLPSFFQKLLAMQERNPSRVEQWFSTHPTTQERVAATQAMIQQTPGAQGSNLSTDTRAYQSFKARVAALQPVPQDRRGR; this is encoded by the coding sequence ATGGCCGGGGCCGGCACCGCGGCCGGCTGCGCCCCGCAGGTGACGACGCAGCAGGAACTTGCGATGGGCGCCGACTACTCGCGCCAGATCAACCAGCAGCTGCCGCTGGTGAACGACGCGGCGACCAACCAGTTCGTCAACCAGCTGGGCCGGCAGATCGCGGCCGGCGCCGACCAGCGCGGCATCCGGTACAACTTCTACGTCGTGAACTCCGACGTTGTCAACGCCTTCGCCATCCCCGGCGGGCACATCTACATCAACCGGGGGCTGATCGAGCGCACCGACAACCTGGCCGAGCTGGCGGGCGTGCTGGCCCACGAGATCGGGCACGTGGCCGAGCGGCACGGCATCGAGCAGATGCAGAAGGCGCAGAACGCCAACACGGCGCTCTCCGTCGTCTACGGCGTGCTGCTGGGCCGAAACCCGTCGGGCGTCGAGCAGGCCGTCGTACAGGTGGGCGGTGGCGCCGTGTTCGCCAGCTACGGCCGCCAGGCCGAGCGCGAGGCCGACGCGGTGGCCGTGGGCTACCTGGTGCGCAGCGGCATCAACCCGGCGGGGCTGCCCAGCTTCTTCCAGAAGCTGCTGGCCATGCAGGAGCGCAACCCCAGCCGCGTGGAGCAGTGGTTCAGCACCCACCCCACCACGCAGGAGCGGGTGGCGGCCACGCAGGCCATGATCCAGCAGACGCCCGGGGCGCAGGGAAGCAACCTGAGCACCGACACCCGCGCGTACCAGAGCTTCAAGGCCCGCGTGGCAGCGCTGCAGCCGGTCCCGCAGGACCGACGCGGGCGCTGA
- a CDS encoding M48 family metallopeptidase has product MPGGTPRRGRLAGRPFRAGLLACLVALPLAGCINENREIAIGEQIASQVNSQVPLVRDVPLNLYVNDLGRLIARRSARPELQYHFYIVNTPGINAFALPGGHIYVNRGLIERTGNVSELAGILAHEIGHVAARHGAENLQRHMRTRSVAAVMYQLVLDREPLLDQEALRLGGELWASSHSRADEAEADRLAVNYLVATGVDPRGMLSLFSALLEEEAQDPQAMAAADSWFSTHPATAARMDATRAHIREVMATPLERELARNNESYAAFLRRLSALPPPILGMQLPMGHPLKNGAGAE; this is encoded by the coding sequence ATGCCGGGGGGCACGCCGCGGCGGGGCCGGCTCGCGGGCCGGCCCTTTCGTGCCGGGCTGCTGGCGTGCCTCGTGGCGCTGCCGTTGGCCGGGTGCATCAACGAGAACCGCGAGATCGCCATCGGCGAGCAGATCGCTTCGCAGGTGAACTCGCAGGTGCCGCTGGTGCGCGACGTTCCGCTGAACCTGTACGTGAACGACCTGGGCAGGCTGATCGCCAGGCGCAGCGCCCGGCCGGAGCTCCAGTACCACTTCTACATCGTCAACACGCCGGGCATCAACGCCTTTGCGCTCCCCGGCGGGCACATCTACGTGAACCGCGGCCTCATCGAGCGCACCGGCAACGTGTCGGAGCTGGCGGGGATCCTGGCGCACGAGATCGGGCACGTGGCAGCGCGGCACGGCGCCGAGAACCTGCAGCGGCACATGCGCACGCGGTCGGTGGCGGCGGTGATGTACCAGCTGGTGCTGGATCGCGAGCCGCTGCTTGACCAGGAAGCGCTGCGGCTGGGGGGCGAGCTGTGGGCCAGCAGCCACTCGCGCGCCGACGAGGCCGAGGCCGACCGGCTGGCGGTGAACTACCTGGTGGCCACCGGGGTGGACCCGCGGGGGATGCTCAGCCTGTTCAGCGCGCTGCTGGAAGAGGAGGCGCAGGACCCGCAGGCCATGGCCGCGGCCGACTCGTGGTTCAGCACGCACCCGGCGACGGCTGCGCGGATGGATGCCACCCGCGCGCACATTCGCGAGGTGATGGCCACGCCGCTGGAGCGGGAGCTGGCGCGCAACAACGAGTCGTACGCGGCGTTCCTGCGCCGCCTGAGCGCGCTGCCCCCGCCCATTCTGGGGATGCAGCTGCCGATGGGGCACCCGCTCAAGAATGGCGCAGGCGCGGAGTAG
- a CDS encoding DUF2243 domain-containing protein, producing MRNLLGERTSRAGVVIGVGMGGFVDGIVLHQVLHWHNMGSAVLPPTTMEAMQRNMVWDGLFHAGTWLITFAGVWMLFGAAEARTLPSRRAFAGQMLMGWGLFNLVEGIIDHHLLNLHHVRDLPAHVPAYDWAFLAVAGVGFTLVGRLLSRKPRGWGA from the coding sequence ATGAGGAACCTGCTGGGCGAGCGAACGTCGCGGGCCGGCGTGGTGATCGGGGTCGGGATGGGCGGATTCGTGGACGGCATCGTGCTGCACCAGGTCCTTCACTGGCACAACATGGGGTCGGCCGTGCTGCCGCCCACGACCATGGAGGCGATGCAGCGCAACATGGTGTGGGATGGCCTGTTCCACGCCGGAACGTGGCTGATCACCTTCGCCGGCGTGTGGATGCTCTTCGGCGCGGCGGAGGCGCGCACCCTGCCCTCCCGCCGCGCCTTTGCCGGGCAGATGCTGATGGGCTGGGGGCTGTTCAACCTGGTGGAGGGCATCATCGACCACCACCTGCTGAACCTTCACCACGTGCGCGACCTTCCCGCGCACGTCCCGGCGTACGATTGGGCGTTCCTGGCCGTCGCGGGCGTGGGCTTCACGCTCGTGGGCCGGCTGCTGTCGCGAAAGCCTCGCGGCTGGGGCGCGTGA
- a CDS encoding ABC transporter ATP-binding protein codes for MEPKKPLRRLIRYSRPHRRTVWLATLCSVLNKLFDLAPEALIGVAVDVVVRGRQSLIASLGFPDPRDQLVVLAAITFVVWVLESTFQYLYGVLWRNLAQTIQHELRHQGYAHLQDLDLAYFEERSSGGLMSVLGDDVNQLERFLDTGANGIIQMVTTLLVVGTTFFVMAPEVAWMSMLPMPFVVWGSLRYQPRLEPLYAAVRERAGALNARLANNLSGITTIKAYAAEEHESRRVAEESQAYREANRRAIAYSAAFVPLIRILVLLGFIGTLVFGGLQALNGELAVGTYSFLVYITQRMLWPLTRLGETLDQYQRAMASTNRIFDVLDAPIEAHPGDRALPTAAVRGAVEMRGVTFAYRGRDPLLTDFSLHIAPGETVAVVGPTGAGKSTLVKLLLRLYELNAGSITLDGIDVREIRLADLRRAIGLVSQDVFLFDGTVRENIAYGSFSATPEQVERAARLAEAHDFVMALPEGYDTLVGERGQKLSGGQRQRIAVARAILKDPPVLVLDEATSAVDNETEAAIQRSLEHISRDRTTIAIAHRLSTVRNANRIYVMDGGRIVEQGTHDDLLRAGGMYAALWRVQTGERVGGSA; via the coding sequence GTGGAACCGAAGAAGCCGCTCCGCCGCCTGATCCGCTACTCGCGGCCGCACCGCCGCACGGTGTGGCTGGCCACGCTCTGCTCCGTCCTGAACAAGCTCTTCGACCTGGCCCCCGAGGCGCTGATCGGCGTGGCGGTGGACGTGGTGGTGCGCGGGCGGCAGTCCCTGATCGCCAGCCTGGGGTTTCCCGACCCGCGCGACCAGCTCGTGGTCCTCGCGGCCATCACCTTCGTGGTGTGGGTGCTGGAGTCGACCTTCCAGTACCTGTACGGCGTGCTCTGGCGCAACCTGGCGCAGACCATTCAGCACGAGCTGCGGCACCAGGGGTACGCGCACCTGCAGGACCTGGATCTGGCGTACTTCGAGGAGCGCAGCTCCGGCGGGCTGATGTCGGTGCTGGGCGACGACGTCAACCAGCTGGAGCGGTTCCTGGACACGGGGGCCAACGGGATCATCCAGATGGTGACCACGCTGCTTGTCGTGGGCACCACGTTCTTCGTGATGGCCCCCGAGGTGGCGTGGATGTCCATGCTCCCCATGCCGTTCGTCGTCTGGGGCTCCCTCCGCTACCAGCCCCGGCTGGAGCCGCTGTACGCCGCCGTCCGCGAGCGCGCCGGGGCCCTCAACGCGCGGCTGGCCAACAACCTCAGCGGCATCACCACCATCAAGGCGTACGCGGCCGAGGAGCACGAGAGCCGCCGCGTGGCCGAGGAAAGCCAGGCCTACCGCGAGGCCAACCGCCGCGCCATCGCCTACAGCGCCGCCTTCGTGCCGCTGATCCGCATCCTGGTCCTGCTTGGCTTCATAGGGACGCTGGTGTTCGGGGGATTGCAGGCGCTGAACGGCGAGCTGGCCGTGGGCACCTACAGCTTCCTGGTGTACATCACGCAGCGCATGCTGTGGCCGCTGACGCGCCTGGGCGAAACGCTGGACCAGTACCAGCGCGCGATGGCCTCCACCAACCGCATCTTCGACGTGCTCGACGCGCCCATCGAGGCGCACCCCGGCGACCGCGCGCTTCCCACGGCGGCCGTACGCGGCGCGGTGGAGATGCGCGGCGTCACCTTCGCCTACCGCGGCCGCGACCCCCTGCTGACGGACTTCTCGCTCCACATCGCGCCGGGCGAAACGGTGGCCGTCGTGGGCCCCACGGGGGCGGGAAAGAGCACCCTGGTCAAGCTGCTGCTGCGGCTGTACGAGCTGAACGCGGGGTCCATCACGCTGGACGGGATCGACGTGCGCGAGATTCGCCTGGCAGACCTGCGGCGCGCCATCGGGCTGGTGAGCCAGGACGTGTTCCTGTTCGACGGGACGGTGCGCGAGAACATCGCCTACGGATCGTTCAGCGCTACGCCCGAGCAGGTGGAGCGCGCCGCCCGCCTGGCCGAGGCGCACGACTTCGTCATGGCCCTGCCGGAGGGATACGATACGCTGGTGGGGGAGCGGGGGCAGAAGCTTTCCGGAGGGCAGCGGCAGCGCATCGCCGTCGCGCGGGCCATCCTGAAGGACCCGCCCGTGCTGGTGCTGGACGAGGCCACGTCGGCGGTGGACAACGAGACCGAGGCCGCCATCCAGCGCAGCCTGGAGCACATCAGCCGCGACCGCACGAC